One Kitasatospora sp. NBC_01287 DNA window includes the following coding sequences:
- a CDS encoding peptide MFS transporter translates to MASPSTLDAGVQPVAPSGGKTFFGHPRGLATLFMTEMWERFSFYGMRALLVIYLVTATHDGGLGYKAAVGAAIVSVYNAMVYLTALPGGWIADRFWGPRKTVAVGGCIIMIGHFLLAVPATVSFFVGLAFIAVGSGLLKANISTMVGHLYDGPNDPRRDGGFTVFYMGINLGAFAAPLVIGTIGQKVDWHLGFALAGVGMALGLGQYLLGTRHLSPTSNIVTAPITPGEKKAVLRKALLWLAAAAVFYGVIVAAGSFSISWVIWPLSVAGIAIPALYFARMKKDKDLAPDEQSKMSGFIWFFIAAAVFWMIYDQSSSTLSIFATDSTSSTLFGFNFPSSWFQSLNPLYIMALAPVFAWLWVWLSRRAKNPSTTVKFAIGLLMIGASFLVMMLAMAAASGGVKVSPLWLAMVYLVQTVGELTLSPVGLSVTTKLAPAKYASQMMGVWFLAVTAGDCVAAITQLVVGDATGSTWYFALQGVLAILAGIALWLSRKKVIRLMGNVH, encoded by the coding sequence ATGGCGTCACCCTCCACCTTGGACGCCGGCGTACAGCCGGTCGCCCCTTCTGGCGGCAAGACCTTCTTCGGGCACCCCCGAGGACTGGCCACGCTCTTCATGACGGAGATGTGGGAGCGGTTCAGCTTCTACGGCATGCGGGCCCTGCTGGTGATCTACCTGGTCACCGCGACCCACGACGGCGGGCTCGGCTACAAGGCCGCCGTCGGCGCCGCGATCGTCAGCGTCTACAACGCGATGGTCTACCTGACCGCACTGCCCGGCGGCTGGATCGCGGACCGCTTCTGGGGCCCGCGCAAGACCGTCGCCGTCGGCGGCTGCATCATCATGATCGGCCACTTCCTGCTGGCCGTCCCGGCCACCGTGTCGTTCTTCGTCGGCCTGGCGTTCATCGCGGTCGGGTCCGGCCTGCTCAAGGCCAACATCTCGACGATGGTCGGCCACCTCTACGACGGGCCGAACGACCCGCGGCGCGACGGCGGCTTCACCGTCTTCTACATGGGCATCAACCTCGGTGCCTTCGCCGCGCCGCTGGTCATCGGCACGATCGGCCAGAAGGTCGACTGGCACCTGGGCTTCGCGCTGGCCGGTGTCGGCATGGCGCTGGGACTGGGTCAGTACCTGCTCGGCACCCGCCACCTCAGCCCGACCAGCAACATCGTGACCGCGCCGATCACCCCCGGCGAGAAGAAGGCCGTGCTGCGCAAGGCGCTGCTCTGGCTGGCCGCCGCCGCGGTCTTCTACGGCGTGATCGTCGCCGCCGGCAGCTTCTCGATCAGCTGGGTGATCTGGCCGCTCTCGGTCGCGGGCATCGCGATCCCGGCGCTCTACTTCGCCCGGATGAAGAAGGACAAGGACCTCGCCCCGGACGAGCAGTCCAAGATGAGCGGATTCATCTGGTTCTTCATCGCCGCCGCCGTCTTCTGGATGATCTACGACCAGTCCAGCTCGACGCTGAGCATCTTCGCGACCGACAGCACCTCCTCGACGCTCTTCGGTTTCAACTTCCCGTCGAGCTGGTTCCAGTCGCTCAACCCGCTCTACATCATGGCGCTGGCCCCGGTCTTCGCCTGGCTCTGGGTCTGGCTCTCCCGCCGCGCGAAGAACCCCAGCACCACGGTGAAGTTCGCCATCGGCCTGCTGATGATCGGCGCCTCGTTCCTGGTGATGATGCTGGCGATGGCCGCCGCCTCCGGCGGCGTCAAGGTCTCGCCGCTCTGGCTGGCCATGGTCTACCTGGTCCAGACCGTCGGCGAGCTGACCCTCTCCCCGGTCGGCCTGTCGGTCACCACCAAGCTGGCCCCGGCGAAGTACGCCAGCCAGATGATGGGTGTCTGGTTCCTGGCCGTCACGGCGGGCGACTGCGTCGCGGCCATCACCCAGCTCGTCGTCGGCGACGCGACCGGCAGCACCTGGTACTTCGCGCTGCAGGGCGTGCTGGCGATCCTGGCGGGGATCGCGCTGTGGCTGTCCCGCAAGAAGGTCATCAGGCTGATGGGCAACGTGCACTGA
- a CDS encoding response regulator transcription factor, with the protein MTCVLLAEDDPAISEPLARALRREGYEVLVREDGPSALEAGLEEEVDLVVLDLGLPQMDGLEVCRRLRADGKSCPVLVLTARADEVDTVVGLDAGADDYVTKPFRLAELLARVRALLRRGNVDSLSTGAHGVRIDIESHRAWVGEEELTLSAKEFELLRVLVRDAGRVVTREDIMRQVWDTTWWTSTKTLDMHISWLRKKLGDDATNPRYIATVRGVGFRFEKN; encoded by the coding sequence ATGACCTGTGTGCTGCTCGCCGAGGACGACCCCGCCATCTCGGAACCGCTGGCCCGCGCCCTGCGCCGCGAGGGGTACGAGGTGCTCGTCCGGGAGGACGGCCCGTCCGCCCTGGAGGCCGGGCTGGAGGAGGAGGTCGACCTGGTCGTGCTCGACCTCGGCCTGCCGCAGATGGACGGGCTGGAGGTCTGCCGCCGGCTGCGCGCGGACGGCAAGAGCTGCCCCGTCCTGGTGCTCACCGCCCGCGCCGACGAGGTGGACACCGTGGTCGGCCTGGACGCCGGCGCCGACGACTACGTCACCAAGCCGTTCCGGCTGGCCGAACTGCTCGCCCGGGTCCGGGCCCTGCTGCGGCGCGGCAACGTGGACTCGCTCTCCACCGGCGCGCACGGTGTGCGGATCGACATCGAGTCCCACCGCGCCTGGGTCGGCGAGGAGGAACTGACCCTCTCCGCCAAGGAGTTCGAGCTGCTTCGGGTGCTGGTCCGGGACGCGGGCCGGGTGGTCACCCGCGAGGACATCATGCGCCAGGTCTGGGACACCACCTGGTGGACCTCCACCAAGACGCTGGACATGCACATCTCCTGGCTGCGCAAGAAGCTCGGCGACGACGCCACCAACCCCCGCTACATCGCCACCGTGCGCGGCGTGGGCTTCCGCTTCGAGAAGAACTAG
- a CDS encoding ATP-binding protein, whose amino-acid sequence MKRRMINSLLGVVLVVVVVFCVPLALVEKQSIVNNAQSRVDAAAVRLLGLVENRLAAHEPVTQERLGTQAIEGDYAEIRIPPQGSPDQPQLVTIGEVPKGAALRASESDQSGVTVTVEQSRADVTREIGDMLLLLGLVTLLAVQTAVALAVWQARRLARPLTDLAETAERLGSGDPRPRDRRYGVPELDRVAEVLDASAERIGRMLTAERRLAADASHQLRTPLTALSMRLEEITALAHQPETVREEATIALEQVERLTDVVQRLLTNQRDTHGPSAGGFELDEVIRQQREEWAVPMRGAGRRLVIEGLAGVVALGTPGTVSQVLATLIENSLMHGAGTVILRVRPSGSSAVVEVQDEGPGVPAELGNRVFERTVSGRNSTGIGLAVARDLAEADGGRLELLSLKPPVFALFLGRGLGAEGP is encoded by the coding sequence GTGAAGCGCAGGATGATCAACTCGCTGCTGGGCGTGGTCCTGGTGGTCGTGGTGGTGTTCTGCGTACCGCTGGCGCTGGTCGAGAAGCAGAGCATCGTCAACAACGCGCAGTCCCGGGTCGACGCGGCCGCGGTGCGGCTGCTCGGCCTGGTGGAGAACCGGCTGGCCGCGCACGAGCCGGTGACCCAGGAGCGGCTCGGCACCCAGGCCATCGAGGGGGACTACGCCGAGATCCGGATCCCGCCGCAGGGCTCGCCGGACCAGCCGCAACTGGTGACCATCGGCGAGGTGCCCAAGGGCGCCGCGCTGCGCGCCAGCGAGTCGGACCAGAGCGGCGTGACGGTGACGGTCGAGCAGTCCCGGGCGGACGTCACCCGTGAGATCGGCGACATGCTGCTGCTCCTGGGCCTGGTGACCCTGCTGGCCGTGCAGACGGCGGTGGCGCTGGCCGTCTGGCAGGCCAGGCGGCTGGCCCGCCCGCTCACCGACCTGGCCGAGACCGCCGAGCGGCTCGGCTCCGGCGACCCGCGTCCGCGCGACCGGCGCTACGGCGTGCCCGAGCTGGACCGGGTGGCCGAGGTGCTGGACGCGAGCGCCGAGCGGATCGGCCGGATGCTCACCGCCGAGCGCCGGCTCGCCGCCGACGCCTCGCACCAGCTGCGCACGCCGCTGACCGCCCTCTCCATGCGACTGGAGGAGATCACCGCGCTGGCCCACCAGCCCGAGACCGTGCGGGAGGAGGCCACCATCGCGCTGGAGCAGGTGGAGCGGCTCACCGACGTGGTCCAGCGCCTGCTCACCAACCAGCGCGACACCCACGGCCCGAGCGCCGGCGGCTTCGAGCTGGACGAGGTGATCCGCCAGCAGCGCGAGGAGTGGGCGGTGCCGATGCGCGGTGCCGGGCGGCGCCTGGTGATCGAAGGACTCGCCGGGGTGGTCGCGCTGGGAACTCCGGGCACCGTCTCCCAGGTGCTGGCCACCCTGATCGAGAACTCGCTGATGCACGGCGCGGGCACGGTCATCCTGCGGGTGCGGCCCTCCGGCAGCTCGGCGGTGGTCGAGGTGCAGGACGAGGGGCCTGGCGTGCCCGCCGAGCTCGGCAACCGGGTCTTCGAGCGGACGGTGAGCGGGCGCAACTCCACCGGCATCGGCCTGGCGGTGGCCCGCGACCTCGCGGAGGCGGACGGCGGGCGGCTGGAGCTGCTCTCGCTCAAGCCGCCGGTCTTCGCGCTCTTCCTGGGGCGCGGCCTCGGCGCCGAAGGGCCCTGA
- a CDS encoding GtrA family protein, whose amino-acid sequence MTKHSAHRRPSLTQRLRGASSEVGKFAVVGLIGIVVNFGVSNATIHATHWAVVRCSLIGTVVSILVNYVGYRYWVYRDSDAASRRREITLFLVFSGIGLLIENGTVWFTTYSLGLTGTLAYNASKVAGTGVATLFRFFSYRTWVFKAMPELAEHEHEQQPVAAVVPAQPVVAQAERILTSQERTQYTR is encoded by the coding sequence ATGACCAAGCACAGCGCGCACCGACGCCCCTCCCTGACCCAGCGGCTGCGCGGGGCCTCCAGCGAGGTGGGGAAGTTCGCGGTCGTCGGGCTGATCGGCATCGTAGTGAACTTCGGCGTCTCCAACGCCACCATCCACGCCACCCACTGGGCCGTGGTGCGCTGCTCACTGATCGGCACCGTGGTGTCGATCCTGGTCAACTACGTCGGCTACCGCTACTGGGTGTACCGGGACAGCGACGCGGCCTCGCGGCGCCGGGAGATCACGCTCTTCCTGGTCTTCAGCGGGATCGGCCTGCTGATCGAGAACGGCACGGTCTGGTTCACCACCTACAGCCTGGGGCTGACCGGCACCCTCGCGTACAACGCCTCGAAGGTGGCGGGCACCGGGGTGGCGACGCTGTTCCGCTTCTTCTCCTACCGCACCTGGGTCTTCAAGGCGATGCCGGAGCTGGCCGAGCACGAGCACGAGCAGCAGCCGGTCGCGGCGGTGGTACCGGCCCAGCCGGTGGTCGCGCAGGCCGAGCGGATCCTGACCTCCCAGGAGCGGACGCAGTACACCCGGTAG
- a CDS encoding 5-(carboxyamino)imidazole ribonucleotide synthase, with the protein MTFPGSAKFPTVGMVGGGQLARMAHQAGIPLGIRFKLLADTPQDSASQVVADTVLGDYRDLETLRRFAADCDVVTFDHEHVPTEHLRALLADGVAVRPGPEALVNAQDKGVMRAKLDEIGAPCPRHRLVADPADVTAFAQEGDGYPVVLKTVRGGYDGKGVWVVGDEEEAHAPFLAGVAVLAEEKVDFVRELAANVVRSPSGQAVSYPVVESLQENGVCAEVTAPAPDLAPELAGEAQELALRIAGELDITGHLAVELFETRDGRILVNELAMRPHNSGHWSIDGAVTSQFENHLRAVLDLPLGDPRPRARWTVMVNVLGGDYPDMYHAFLHCMARDPGLRIHMYGKDVKPGRKVGHVTVFGDDLEDVRERARHAAAYLRGTITE; encoded by the coding sequence GTGACTTTTCCGGGCAGCGCAAAATTTCCAACGGTGGGCATGGTCGGCGGCGGGCAGCTGGCGCGCATGGCGCACCAGGCGGGCATCCCGCTGGGCATCCGCTTCAAGCTCCTCGCCGACACCCCGCAGGACTCCGCCTCCCAGGTGGTCGCCGACACCGTGCTCGGCGACTACCGGGACCTGGAGACGCTGCGCCGCTTCGCCGCGGACTGTGACGTGGTCACCTTCGACCACGAGCACGTCCCCACCGAGCACCTGCGGGCCCTGCTGGCCGACGGCGTGGCGGTGCGGCCCGGCCCCGAGGCCCTGGTCAACGCCCAGGACAAGGGCGTGATGCGGGCCAAGCTGGACGAGATCGGCGCCCCCTGCCCGCGGCACCGCCTGGTCGCCGACCCGGCCGACGTCACCGCCTTCGCCCAGGAGGGCGACGGGTACCCGGTGGTGCTGAAGACGGTGCGCGGCGGCTACGACGGCAAGGGCGTCTGGGTGGTCGGCGACGAGGAGGAGGCGCACGCGCCCTTCCTGGCGGGCGTGGCGGTGCTGGCCGAGGAGAAGGTCGACTTCGTCCGCGAGCTGGCCGCCAACGTGGTCCGCTCACCCAGCGGCCAGGCCGTCTCCTACCCGGTGGTGGAGAGCCTGCAGGAGAACGGGGTCTGCGCCGAGGTCACCGCCCCCGCTCCCGACCTGGCGCCGGAGCTGGCCGGCGAGGCCCAGGAGCTGGCCCTGCGGATCGCCGGGGAGCTCGACATCACCGGCCACCTGGCGGTCGAGCTGTTCGAGACCCGCGACGGCCGGATCCTGGTCAACGAGCTGGCGATGCGCCCGCACAACTCCGGCCACTGGTCGATCGACGGCGCGGTCACCTCGCAGTTCGAGAACCACCTGCGGGCCGTCCTCGACCTGCCGCTCGGCGACCCGCGCCCGCGCGCCCGGTGGACCGTGATGGTCAACGTGCTCGGTGGCGACTACCCGGACATGTACCACGCCTTCCTGCACTGCATGGCCCGCGACCCCGGTCTGCGGATCCACATGTACGGCAAGGACGTGAAGCCCGGCCGCAAGGTCGGCCACGTCACCGTCTTCGGGGACGACCTCGAGGACGTGCGCGAGCGCGCCCGCCACGCGGCCGCCTACCTGAGAGGCACGATCACCGAATGA
- the purE gene encoding 5-(carboxyamino)imidazole ribonucleotide mutase: MTNSTTPLVGIAMGSDSDWSVMEAAAQALDEFEVPYEVNVLSAHRMPREMIGYGEQAHHRGLKAIIAGAGGAAHLPGMLASVTPLPVIGVPVPLRYLDGMDSLLSIVQMPAGVPVATVSVAGARNAGLLAVRMIAAFDPELTEKMSEFQAELNHQATEKGRKLRAKVAGSASFGFSR, from the coding sequence ATGACGAACAGCACCACGCCGCTCGTCGGCATCGCCATGGGCTCCGACTCCGACTGGTCCGTGATGGAGGCCGCCGCCCAGGCACTCGACGAGTTCGAGGTGCCCTACGAGGTCAACGTCCTCTCGGCGCACCGGATGCCCCGCGAGATGATCGGCTACGGCGAGCAGGCCCACCACCGCGGCCTGAAGGCGATCATCGCCGGGGCCGGCGGGGCCGCCCACCTGCCGGGCATGCTGGCCTCGGTCACCCCGCTGCCGGTGATCGGCGTGCCGGTGCCGCTGCGCTACCTGGACGGCATGGACAGCCTGCTCTCCATCGTCCAGATGCCGGCCGGCGTGCCGGTGGCCACCGTCTCGGTGGCGGGCGCGCGCAACGCGGGCCTGCTGGCGGTGCGCATGATCGCCGCCTTCGACCCGGAGCTCACCGAGAAGATGAGCGAGTTCCAGGCCGAGCTGAACCACCAGGCCACCGAGAAGGGCAGGAAGCTGCGCGCCAAGGTGGCGGGTTCCGCTTCCTTCGGCTTCAGCCGGTAG
- a CDS encoding dipeptidase yields the protein MTSDQLDRARTLLAAAPVVDGHNDLPWAMRNQAGYDLDAIDLAADQRGRLHTDLDRLRAGGVGAQFWSVFVSANLSGDTAVSATLEQIDFVRALVDRFPDRLRLALSADDMEAARAEGRIASLMGAEGGHSINSSLATLRALHQLGVRYMTLTHNDNVPWADSATDEPAAGGLTRFGEEVVREMNRLGMLVDLSHTSPDTMRHALRVTEAPVIFSHSSARAVHDHPRNIPDDVLALLPANGGVAMATFVPQFILPEATAWMLRAAAALEADGFHHQAHTPEAMAVLHAFEAGDPRPIATTATVADHLDHMREVAGVDHLGVGGDFDGVPFTPAGLDDVSGYPNLVAELLDRNWSEADLAKLTWGNAVRVLRAAEDVARAAGAARGPSIATLAQLDG from the coding sequence ATGACCTCTGATCAGCTGGACCGCGCCCGTACGCTGCTCGCCGCCGCGCCGGTGGTGGACGGTCACAACGACCTGCCGTGGGCGATGCGCAACCAGGCGGGCTACGACCTGGACGCCATCGACCTGGCCGCCGACCAGCGGGGCCGGCTGCACACCGACCTCGACCGGCTGCGGGCCGGCGGGGTCGGTGCGCAGTTCTGGTCGGTCTTCGTCAGCGCGAACCTGTCGGGCGACACGGCGGTCAGCGCGACCCTGGAGCAGATCGACTTCGTGCGCGCGCTGGTCGACCGGTTCCCGGACCGGCTGCGGCTCGCGCTGAGCGCCGACGACATGGAGGCGGCCCGGGCCGAGGGCAGGATCGCCTCGTTGATGGGGGCCGAGGGCGGGCACAGCATCAACTCCTCGCTGGCCACCCTGCGCGCGCTGCACCAGCTGGGTGTGCGGTACATGACGCTCACCCACAACGACAACGTGCCGTGGGCCGACTCCGCCACCGACGAGCCGGCCGCCGGCGGCCTCACCCGCTTCGGCGAGGAGGTGGTGCGGGAGATGAACCGGCTCGGCATGCTGGTCGACCTCTCGCACACCTCGCCCGACACCATGCGGCACGCGCTGCGGGTCACCGAGGCGCCGGTGATCTTCTCGCACTCCTCCGCGCGCGCCGTGCACGACCACCCGCGCAACATCCCCGACGACGTGCTCGCCCTGCTGCCCGCCAACGGGGGCGTGGCGATGGCCACCTTCGTGCCGCAGTTCATCCTGCCCGAGGCCACCGCCTGGATGCTGCGGGCCGCCGCGGCGCTGGAGGCCGACGGCTTCCACCACCAGGCGCACACCCCCGAGGCGATGGCGGTGCTGCACGCGTTCGAGGCCGGCGACCCGCGCCCGATCGCCACCACGGCCACCGTCGCCGACCACCTGGACCACATGCGCGAGGTGGCCGGTGTCGACCACCTCGGCGTCGGCGGCGACTTCGACGGCGTCCCCTTCACCCCGGCCGGCCTCGACGACGTCTCCGGCTACCCCAACCTGGTCGCCGAACTCCTGGACCGGAACTGGTCGGAGGCCGACCTGGCCAAGCTCACCTGGGGCAACGCCGTGCGGGTGCTGCGCGCCGCCGAGGACGTGGCCCGCGCGGCGGGCGCCGCCCGCGGGCCCTCGATCGCCACCCTGGCGCAGCTGGACGGCTGA
- a CDS encoding CoA-binding protein: protein MYGDAATVRRILTELGGTWAVVGLSANQRRAAYGVADVLQRHGKRVVPVHPKAETVHGEPGYPTLAAIPFPVDVVDVFVRGELAGAVVDEAIGIGAKALWLQLGVIDEAAYERARAAGLAIVMDKCPAIELPRLG, encoded by the coding sequence ATGTACGGAGACGCGGCGACGGTCCGCCGGATCCTGACCGAACTCGGCGGCACCTGGGCGGTGGTGGGCCTGTCCGCCAACCAGCGCCGCGCGGCCTACGGGGTGGCGGACGTGCTCCAGCGCCACGGCAAGCGGGTCGTCCCGGTCCACCCGAAGGCGGAGACGGTGCACGGCGAGCCCGGCTACCCCACCTTGGCCGCGATCCCGTTCCCGGTCGACGTGGTGGACGTCTTCGTGCGCGGTGAGCTGGCCGGCGCCGTGGTCGACGAGGCGATCGGGATCGGCGCCAAGGCGCTCTGGCTGCAGCTCGGCGTCATCGACGAGGCGGCCTACGAGCGGGCCCGGGCCGCGGGGCTGGCCATCGTGATGGACAAGTGCCCGGCGATCGAGCTGCCCCGCCTGGGCTGA
- a CDS encoding ABC transporter ATP-binding protein, translated as MAVIEVEHLRKRYGQETVVHDVSFQVEEGEIFGILGPNGAGKTTTVECLAGLRPMDGGRISVLGLDPGRRREELRQVLGVQLQESGLPDRLKVAEALELYASFYRNPADPVELMERLGLAEKAGTRFKKLSGGQKQRLAIALAMVGSPKVVVLDELTTGLDPHARRTAWELVEQIREAGVTVLLVTHFMEEAERLCDRVAVIDGGRVVAVDTPAGLTARAGRRQLMRFRPSAPLDEELLRALPEVVEVRRQGAQIEVSGTGNVVQAVSSLLARRQIIAADLRVEQASLDDAFIALTGRGTAD; from the coding sequence ATGGCAGTCATCGAGGTCGAGCACCTTCGGAAGCGGTACGGGCAGGAGACCGTGGTGCACGACGTGTCGTTCCAGGTCGAGGAGGGGGAGATCTTCGGCATCCTCGGCCCGAACGGCGCCGGCAAGACCACGACGGTCGAGTGCCTGGCCGGGTTGCGGCCGATGGACGGCGGGCGGATCTCGGTGCTGGGGCTCGACCCGGGCCGCCGGCGGGAGGAGCTGCGCCAGGTGCTGGGTGTGCAGCTCCAGGAGAGCGGGCTGCCGGACCGGCTGAAGGTCGCCGAGGCGCTCGAACTGTACGCCTCGTTCTACCGGAACCCGGCCGACCCGGTGGAGTTGATGGAGCGGCTCGGGCTGGCGGAGAAGGCGGGCACCCGGTTCAAGAAGCTGTCGGGCGGCCAGAAGCAGCGGCTGGCCATCGCGCTGGCCATGGTGGGCAGCCCGAAGGTGGTGGTGCTCGACGAGCTGACCACCGGGCTGGACCCGCACGCCCGCCGCACCGCCTGGGAGCTGGTGGAGCAGATCCGGGAGGCGGGCGTCACCGTGCTGCTGGTCACCCACTTCATGGAGGAGGCCGAGCGGCTCTGCGACCGGGTCGCGGTGATCGACGGCGGCCGGGTGGTGGCCGTCGACACCCCCGCGGGCCTGACGGCGCGGGCCGGCCGGCGGCAGCTGATGCGGTTCCGGCCCTCCGCCCCGCTGGACGAGGAACTGCTGCGCGCGCTGCCCGAGGTGGTCGAGGTGCGTCGGCAAGGGGCGCAGATCGAGGTCAGCGGCACCGGGAACGTGGTGCAGGCGGTCAGCTCGCTGCTGGCCCGGCGCCAGATCATCGCCGCCGACCTGCGGGTCGAGCAGGCCAGCCTGGACGACGCGTTCATCGCGCTGACCGGCCGCGGCACCGCCGACTGA
- a CDS encoding ABC transporter permease codes for MSMFAMTRRGFRTLTLTQARLLLREPAALIWLGLPVLLLLVFGSIPGFHTAQAALGGKRMIDVYVPTLAAMVPLFLAFTALPMTMAGFREKDVLRRLSASPVPAAGMLAALVVVIAGLAAAGVALIVGIGVLAFGVSAPSNPGAVLAAFLLGGSAVLSLGLVVAARARTGGAASALGVPLMVLNFFASGLYFPMAQMPHLLQRIAEFIPFGAVMDAWSGEGLLWQHLLVLAGYTVLGSTIAARTFRWE; via the coding sequence ATGAGCATGTTCGCCATGACGCGCCGCGGCTTCCGGACCCTCACCCTCACCCAGGCCAGGCTGCTGCTGCGCGAACCGGCCGCGCTGATCTGGCTGGGCCTGCCCGTCCTGCTGCTGCTCGTCTTCGGCAGCATCCCCGGCTTCCACACCGCCCAGGCCGCCCTCGGCGGCAAGCGGATGATCGACGTCTACGTGCCGACGCTGGCCGCGATGGTCCCGCTCTTCCTGGCCTTCACCGCGCTGCCGATGACGATGGCCGGCTTCCGCGAGAAGGACGTGCTGCGCCGCCTGTCCGCCAGCCCCGTGCCGGCGGCCGGGATGCTCGCCGCGCTGGTCGTGGTGATCGCCGGCCTCGCCGCGGCGGGCGTCGCGCTGATCGTGGGCATCGGCGTCCTCGCCTTCGGGGTGTCGGCGCCGTCCAACCCGGGCGCCGTCCTCGCCGCCTTCCTGCTCGGCGGCAGCGCGGTGCTCTCGCTGGGCCTGGTGGTCGCGGCCCGGGCCCGCACCGGTGGGGCGGCCAGCGCCCTGGGCGTGCCGCTGATGGTCCTCAACTTCTTCGCCAGCGGCCTCTACTTCCCGATGGCCCAGATGCCCCACCTGCTCCAGCGGATCGCCGAGTTCATCCCGTTCGGCGCGGTGATGGACGCCTGGTCCGGTGAGGGCCTGCTCTGGCAGCACCTGCTCGTGCTGGCCGGCTACACCGTCCTGGGCAGCACGATCGCCGCTCGGACCTTCCGGTGGGAGTGA